The DNA sequence TCGCTCGCTCCCGGCGTGGTTTGGACCCCCCCTCCCGGGACCCCCATGCCGGCCGCGGTCGAAGCGCCGCGCGCGCCGATCCCGCCCGAGCTGCTGGAAGCGGCGCAGCATTGGACGCTGCCCCAGCTCGTGGACCTGGCCCTCCGCAAGAGCCCGCAGACCCGCTCGGCCTGGGCCGCGGCGAGATCGGCCGCCGCCGCGTACGGCAGCGAGCGCGGGGCCTACTACCCCAACCTCGAGCTGGATGCGAACGTGACCCGCCTGAGAGGATCCGCCGCGGGAGGTACGATCCGGTTCCAGCAAACGAGCTACGGCCCCACGCTGATCGTCAACTACCTGCTCCTCGACCTCGGCGGACGGGCGGCGTCGGTGGAGGAGGCCCGCCAGGCGCTGATCGCCGCCGATTGGTCGCACAACGCCGCGATCCAGGACGTGGTTCTGGCGGTGGAGCAGGCCTACTACCAGTTCGCCGAGGCCAAGGCCTTGCGGGAGGCGAGCCTGGCGGACGTGAACGAGGCCCGCACGAACCTCGATGCGGCCGACCAGCGACACGCGGCGGGCGTGGCGACCATCGCCGACGTCCTCCAGGCCAAGACGGCGCTCGCCGAGTCGCAGCTCTCGCTCGACACCGTGGAAGGCCAGATCCAGACGGTGAAGGGAGCGCTGGCCACCGCCGTCGGCATCCCGGCGAACACGCCGTTCGACGTGGACGTCCCGGTCGGCGACCTTCCGCTCGATAAGGTCACGAAGGACGTGGAGGAGTTGATCCGCGACGCCGAGGCGCGGCGGCCGGACCTCGCGGCCGCGCGCTCCCGGGCCGCGGCGGCGCGGAGCCACGTCGACAAGGTGCGATCGGACGGACGGCTCTCCCTCGGCCTGAGCGGTCAGCTCGCCCCGATCTGGTACGAAGGCGGCGGCCACCAGGACACGTACACCACCGCGCTCCTCCTCAGGGTCCCGCTCTTCAGCGGCTATTCCCAGCGGTACAACACGCTGCAGGCCCAGGCCGACGCCGACCGGTCCGAGGCCGATCTCGAGTCGCTCGGGCAACAGGTCGTCTACCGGGTGTGGGCCAGCTACTACAACCTCATGACGGCGGCCCAGCGGGTGAAGACCATCCTGACCCTCGTCGAGAGCGCGAGCGAATCCAACGAGGTGGCCCTGGGCCGGTACAAGGCCGGCGTGGGGAGCATCCTCGACCTCCTCGTTGCGCAGGGGGGGCTGTCGTCAGCGCGGGCGCAGCAGGTCGTGGCGAGAGCGGACTGGTTCCTGTCGCTCGCGCAGCTCGCGCGGGAGACCGGGACGCTCTGGCCCCCCCCGGAGGCGCCGCAGGTCGTGACGCCGTCCGCCCTAGGCACCACGAAAGGGAAACCATGAGATTCAAGGCTCCGGCGGTTCGCGTCCTCGGCGTGGTCGCTCTCGCTCTCGTCGCCTCGGCGTGCGGCGCGAAACAGCAGCAGCGGGCCCAGTCCCCCGTTCCCGTGACGGTGGCCAAGACCGTGCGGAAGACCGTCGCGCTCCAGTTCCGCGCCATCGGCCGCGTCGAGCCGATCGCCAACGTCGCGGTGCGCGCGCGGATCGGCGGCGATCTCGTGAAGGTCGATTTCGAGGAGGGGCGGAGCGTCCGCGCCGGCGACACGCTGTTCGTCATCGATCCGCGGCAGTACGAGGCTTCGCT is a window from the Terriglobia bacterium genome containing:
- a CDS encoding TolC family protein, with protein sequence MRSHVGALVLTAAFAVLAGCAHSMSEIHAGPGTSLAPGVVWTPPPGTPMPAAVEAPRAPIPPELLEAAQHWTLPQLVDLALRKSPQTRSAWAAARSAAAAYGSERGAYYPNLELDANVTRLRGSAAGGTIRFQQTSYGPTLIVNYLLLDLGGRAASVEEARQALIAADWSHNAAIQDVVLAVEQAYYQFAEAKALREASLADVNEARTNLDAADQRHAAGVATIADVLQAKTALAESQLSLDTVEGQIQTVKGALATAVGIPANTPFDVDVPVGDLPLDKVTKDVEELIRDAEARRPDLAAARSRAAAARSHVDKVRSDGRLSLGLSGQLAPIWYEGGGHQDTYTTALLLRVPLFSGYSQRYNTLQAQADADRSEADLESLGQQVVYRVWASYYNLMTAAQRVKTILTLVESASESNEVALGRYKAGVGSILDLLVAQGGLSSARAQQVVARADWFLSLAQLARETGTLWPPPEAPQVVTPSALGTTKGKP